Proteins from one Chitinophaga oryzae genomic window:
- a CDS encoding DinB family protein, with the protein MQLTEHLASSIEALYNGKPWLDVTFREHLSRIDARQAAKSLNGSNNIWQIVNHVIFWHQRVERYMHNEPPEKDGDLPDFYMPENHGEENWQATIHRLEHSFDQIAATIRKFPEAELFDTFPGTDKKAIYYLQGLAEHDAYHLGQIVLLRKYL; encoded by the coding sequence ATGCAGCTTACAGAACACCTCGCTTCTTCCATTGAAGCGCTATATAATGGGAAGCCCTGGCTGGACGTAACTTTCAGGGAACATCTTTCCCGCATCGATGCGCGTCAGGCTGCCAAAAGCCTGAACGGCTCCAATAATATCTGGCAGATCGTGAACCATGTTATCTTCTGGCACCAGCGGGTAGAACGGTACATGCATAACGAGCCGCCCGAAAAAGACGGAGACCTCCCGGATTTTTATATGCCGGAAAACCACGGAGAAGAAAACTGGCAGGCTACCATCCACCGGCTGGAACATTCTTTCGACCAGATAGCAGCTACCATCCGGAAGTTCCCGGAAGCGGAACTGTTCGACACCTTCCCGGGAACAGATAAAAAGGCGATTTATTACCTGCAGGGCCTCGCAGAGCACGACGCCTATCATCTGGGGCAGATTGTACTGCTACGCAAATATCTTTGA
- a CDS encoding acyl-CoA carboxylase subunit beta: MNQVDLETNKNEDAMRLAISTMKQRLGVIEQGGGKKSLEKVRQRGKLTARERIQYLIDKDTPFTEIGAFAAYEMYAEYGGCPAAGTVGGIGYVSGRQCMIVANDMTVKAGAWFPMTGKKNLRLQEIAMENHLPVIYLVDSAGVFLPMQDEIFPDKEHFGRIFRNNARMSAMGITQIAAVMGSCVAGGAYLPIMSDEVLMVEGNGSIFLAGPYLVKAAIGEDVDAETLGGAVTHTEISGIADYKFKTDEECLDQIKRIVSKIGQGPTAGFDRITPAAPGLPEAELHSILPADSSRPYDMLDIIHRLVDNSAFDQYKQDYGKSILCGYARIDGWAVGIVANQRKIVKSRKGEMQMGGVIYNDSADKAARFIMNCNQKKIPLVFLQDVTGFMVGSRSEHAGIIKDGAKLVNAVSNSVVPKITIIIGNSYGAGNYAMCGKAYDPRFIYAWPSAKIAVMGGEQAAKTLLQIQVASLKAKGQEITPEDEARLLKEITDKYNSQTTPYYAAARLWVDDIIDPADTRRHISESIKAANNAPVEQAFNVGVFQV, translated from the coding sequence ATGAACCAAGTGGATCTGGAAACGAACAAGAACGAAGATGCCATGAGACTGGCCATCAGCACCATGAAACAACGCCTCGGCGTGATAGAGCAGGGCGGCGGAAAAAAAAGCCTGGAAAAAGTACGCCAGCGGGGCAAACTGACGGCCAGGGAACGTATTCAATACCTGATAGACAAAGACACTCCTTTTACCGAAATCGGCGCCTTTGCTGCTTATGAAATGTACGCCGAATATGGCGGTTGCCCTGCCGCCGGCACGGTAGGCGGCATAGGCTATGTAAGCGGCCGCCAGTGCATGATCGTGGCCAACGACATGACAGTAAAAGCCGGCGCCTGGTTTCCCATGACGGGCAAAAAGAACCTGCGCCTGCAGGAAATAGCCATGGAAAATCATCTCCCGGTCATCTACCTGGTAGACAGCGCCGGCGTATTCCTGCCCATGCAGGACGAAATATTCCCGGATAAGGAACACTTCGGCCGCATTTTCCGTAACAATGCCCGCATGAGCGCTATGGGCATTACCCAGATCGCCGCTGTAATGGGCAGCTGCGTGGCAGGGGGGGCCTACCTCCCCATCATGAGCGATGAAGTGCTGATGGTGGAAGGCAACGGCTCTATCTTTCTCGCCGGCCCTTACCTCGTAAAAGCCGCTATCGGGGAAGACGTAGATGCGGAGACGTTAGGCGGCGCCGTTACCCACACAGAAATTTCAGGTATCGCGGACTATAAATTCAAAACGGATGAAGAATGCCTCGACCAGATAAAAAGGATCGTCAGCAAAATAGGGCAGGGGCCCACTGCAGGCTTTGACCGCATAACGCCGGCAGCGCCCGGACTGCCGGAAGCAGAGCTGCACAGCATACTGCCGGCCGATAGCTCCCGCCCCTACGATATGCTCGATATCATCCACCGCCTGGTGGATAATTCCGCTTTCGACCAGTACAAACAGGACTATGGTAAAAGCATCCTTTGCGGTTACGCCCGCATCGACGGCTGGGCCGTAGGTATCGTGGCCAATCAGCGTAAAATCGTAAAAAGCCGTAAAGGAGAAATGCAGATGGGCGGCGTTATCTACAACGACAGCGCCGATAAAGCAGCCCGCTTTATCATGAACTGCAACCAGAAAAAAATTCCATTGGTATTCCTGCAGGACGTGACCGGCTTTATGGTGGGCAGCCGCAGCGAACACGCCGGCATCATTAAAGACGGCGCCAAACTGGTCAACGCCGTATCCAATTCCGTCGTGCCCAAAATCACCATCATCATCGGTAACTCCTATGGCGCAGGCAACTACGCCATGTGTGGCAAAGCCTATGATCCCCGCTTTATCTATGCATGGCCCTCCGCTAAAATAGCGGTAATGGGCGGTGAACAGGCGGCTAAAACACTGCTGCAGATCCAGGTGGCTTCCCTCAAAGCCAAAGGCCAGGAAATCACTCCGGAAGATGAAGCACGCCTGCTGAAAGAAATTACTGATAAATACAATAGCCAGACCACCCCTTATTATGCCGCTGCCCGCCTTTGGGTAGATGATATCATTGATCCCGCCGATACCCGGCGGCATATTTCCGAGAGCATCAAAGCCGCTAACAATGCACCGGTTGAACAGGCATTCAACGTAGGTGTGTTCCAGGTATAA
- the rnhA gene encoding ribonuclease HI, with translation MTIYLRAMAELQIYTDGASRGNPGPGGYGVVLLWGSMRKEMSQGYRKTTNNRMELLAVITALEALKRDGLEMTIFTDSKYVVDSIEKGWIWSWVKTGFKDKKNKDLWMRFIPLYRKHKVKMQWVKGHASNPLNNRCDELATQAADSGNWLVDQGFENGN, from the coding sequence ATGACAATATATTTGCGCGCTATGGCAGAATTGCAGATATATACGGATGGCGCTTCCCGCGGCAATCCCGGGCCCGGAGGTTACGGCGTGGTACTATTATGGGGCAGCATGCGCAAAGAAATGTCGCAGGGGTACCGTAAAACCACCAACAACCGGATGGAGCTGCTGGCGGTCATCACCGCACTGGAAGCGCTGAAGAGAGACGGACTGGAAATGACCATTTTCACCGACAGTAAATATGTGGTGGACAGCATTGAGAAAGGATGGATATGGAGCTGGGTAAAAACCGGTTTTAAAGACAAAAAAAACAAAGACCTGTGGATGCGCTTTATTCCGCTCTACAGAAAACATAAAGTGAAAATGCAGTGGGTGAAAGGCCATGCCAGCAACCCGCTGAACAACCGTTGCGATGAACTGGCCACACAGGCCGCTGACAGCGGCAACTGGCTGGTAGACCAGGGCTTCGAAAACGGAAATTGA
- the aspT gene encoding aspartate-alanine antiporter — MLTWLIETLQKYPEIAVMLTLLIGFLLGKVRIRGFTLGTVTGVLLVGIVIGGIHIQIPGAAKSIFFLLFLFCTGYSIGPQFFQGLKKDGLPIAAFSFIVCCSSLFFCWAIASVLQFDTGTTAGLMSGANTCSAIIGVASNTINELDISMADKERLVNQIPVAYAVTYIFGTAGTSWFLSVIGPWFMSGSREKLIEETRKLEATLTDANAEDDGDIKNAYDHVAFRAYLVNNELVGDEGKSVAELEAFFRRKKRVLYVLRVRREGEMMETPQDFVVRQGDIIAVGGQRSAAIASGDMLGKEVADADLLTFPVQAINVVISKNTAINKPIKLLVRQPQLHGISVRKITRAGIEIPLEANTIVQKGDVAELVGIQEELDLAVPILGFKERTGVETDIPYLAGGIALGALVGVMSVRFGNVPVELSTSGGALLAGLFFGWLRSVNPRFGYIPPASQWVLTKLGLHVFIAIVGLTASEGFLQGLKQEGLTLFLAGLVLSLLPMVVALFLSKYVFKFHPAIGLGACAGAHDESAPLLAVQDALNSKVPALGYTVAYAVANITLTTSGVIIVLLMHKG; from the coding sequence ATGCTTACCTGGCTGATAGAAACCCTTCAGAAATACCCGGAAATCGCTGTCATGTTAACCCTGCTCATTGGTTTTCTCCTGGGCAAAGTACGTATCAGGGGGTTTACGCTTGGTACCGTGACCGGCGTACTGCTGGTAGGTATCGTTATCGGTGGCATACATATCCAGATACCGGGTGCGGCCAAATCCATTTTTTTCCTGCTGTTCCTGTTCTGTACCGGTTACAGCATCGGCCCGCAGTTTTTTCAGGGACTTAAAAAAGATGGTCTGCCAATAGCGGCTTTCTCTTTTATCGTTTGCTGCAGCAGCCTCTTCTTCTGCTGGGCTATTGCTTCTGTCCTGCAGTTTGATACAGGCACTACCGCCGGGCTGATGTCCGGCGCCAATACCTGTTCCGCTATTATCGGCGTTGCTTCCAATACTATCAATGAACTGGACATCAGTATGGCGGACAAAGAAAGGCTGGTCAACCAGATACCGGTAGCCTATGCGGTGACCTATATCTTCGGGACCGCCGGCACCAGCTGGTTTCTGTCGGTCATCGGCCCGTGGTTCATGTCTGGCAGCAGGGAGAAACTGATAGAAGAAACCCGTAAACTGGAAGCAACGCTCACAGACGCCAATGCGGAAGATGACGGCGATATAAAAAATGCCTATGATCATGTGGCTTTCCGCGCCTACCTCGTCAATAATGAACTGGTAGGGGACGAGGGGAAATCTGTAGCAGAGCTGGAGGCATTTTTCCGGCGTAAGAAAAGAGTGTTGTATGTGCTGCGCGTCAGGAGGGAAGGGGAGATGATGGAGACCCCGCAGGATTTTGTGGTCCGTCAGGGAGATATTATAGCTGTCGGCGGGCAGCGGTCTGCTGCCATCGCCTCAGGCGATATGCTGGGCAAGGAAGTCGCCGATGCCGACCTGCTGACATTTCCGGTACAGGCCATCAATGTAGTGATCAGTAAAAATACCGCCATCAATAAACCTATTAAGTTGCTGGTGCGGCAGCCGCAGCTGCATGGTATCAGCGTCCGCAAAATTACACGCGCCGGTATCGAGATACCGCTGGAAGCCAATACCATCGTACAAAAAGGCGATGTGGCTGAATTGGTGGGCATACAGGAAGAACTGGACCTTGCGGTGCCTATACTAGGGTTTAAAGAACGGACAGGCGTGGAAACGGACATCCCTTACCTGGCAGGTGGTATTGCACTGGGCGCCCTGGTGGGCGTGATGAGCGTACGGTTCGGTAATGTGCCGGTAGAACTGAGCACCAGCGGCGGCGCGTTGCTGGCCGGCCTCTTCTTCGGCTGGTTGCGCAGCGTGAATCCCCGTTTCGGATATATACCGCCTGCATCGCAGTGGGTGCTTACGAAACTGGGGCTGCATGTGTTTATTGCCATCGTGGGGCTGACCGCCAGCGAAGGATTTTTACAGGGACTGAAGCAGGAAGGCCTGACGCTGTTCCTCGCAGGCCTGGTGTTGAGCCTGTTGCCCATGGTGGTAGCGCTGTTCCTCTCCAAATATGTTTTCAAATTCCATCCGGCCATCGGCCTGGGAGCCTGTGCCGGTGCGCATGACGAATCAGCGCCGCTACTGGCCGTACAGGACGCGCTAAACAGCAAGGTGCCGGCGTTGGGGTATACGGTCGCTTACGCCGTAGCTAATATCACGCTAACGACTTCCGGTGTCATCATTGTACTGCTGATGCATAAAGGGTAA
- a CDS encoding SusC/RagA family TonB-linked outer membrane protein yields the protein MLQRLLILLLLLGPLAAFSQVRTVTGTVLSAKDKEPLPGATIVIKGTTKGVLTGPDGSFRLEVTDPAATTLVISYVGMTSQEVPVSTAPITVTLQSAGKDIDEIVVIAYGTTKKSSYTGSVSQIKGTELENRQVSSVTKALQGLAPGVQSASQSGQPGSDATIRIRGVGSINASADPLYVVDGVPYGGNLSAINPYDIESISVLKDAASAALYGSRGANGVIIITTKKGKAKGSNIDVRVSQGFSKRAVKDYDRMSTDQYFPMFWRALFNENLNSQDSIAAARNASRDLVGELGINPYGSAFPEPVGTDGKLVAGAKALWNDDWNKAMQRTGHRTEANVAISGATDKTRYLISGGYLDDQGIYLGSGFKRYTVRSNVDIDARKWLKVGLNLSAAHSDQQAPPSEDSRSDNYINYGRLMGPMYPVYQRDLNTGAYLLDAKGNKIFDYGDYRPDPANPRTNLVQTSGIDKHNVLRDDVSGRFFAEATLYKGLKFKTSYNADYSNRVGHDYTNPTLGFDAEVGGTVSKANYRTFSWTFNNLLTYENTFNEKHHLNVLLGQEAYKFKYTFLSGSKSGFSVPGVDEPADAALIGSFDGYSDSYRQSSFLGRAEYDYAGKYFFSTSLRRDGSSRFAPDRRWGTFWSVGGSWKLTEETFLKSSSWLNLLTLRASYGGQGNDNLGTDRYYNYLPLYSVNSNLGLGGTFREYLFNDRLKWETNLNLNIGVDWSMFDNRFGGSAEFFVRKSQDLLYSRPKAPSTGYASVDENVGALKNTGIDLNLHGTPIRTKDFSWTIDLNMTHYRNKITSLPQQEIISGTKKLMVGKSIYDFYLRQWAGVNPNTGEAQWKYTNPDGSIKDTTNYSKASLYYSGSSLPDLYGGLTNTFTYKNFSLSFLIVYSIGGKVLDNDYTFLMGLGGSAGRAWSTEVLDAWTPTNRNTDVPQVSTVAPSWTAASTRFLYDATYARLKSLNLSYSLPKSLMERAHLNNITVYVTGENLFTLYNHKGMDPEQTVGGTTYYRYPAVKSLSAGINLSF from the coding sequence ATGTTACAACGATTGCTGATTCTCCTACTGCTGCTGGGCCCACTGGCGGCGTTTTCACAGGTACGTACCGTTACGGGTACCGTGCTGTCGGCCAAAGACAAGGAGCCGCTGCCCGGCGCCACCATCGTCATTAAAGGAACGACGAAAGGTGTGCTGACAGGGCCTGACGGTTCTTTCCGGCTGGAAGTGACAGATCCTGCCGCTACTACACTGGTCATTAGTTACGTAGGCATGACCTCACAGGAAGTGCCTGTCAGTACCGCACCCATCACCGTCACCCTGCAATCTGCCGGGAAAGATATTGACGAGATCGTGGTGATCGCTTATGGTACCACCAAAAAAAGCTCTTATACCGGTTCGGTATCACAAATAAAGGGGACTGAACTGGAGAACCGCCAGGTGTCCAGCGTTACCAAAGCCCTCCAGGGCCTCGCTCCCGGCGTACAAAGCGCTTCCCAGAGCGGCCAGCCCGGCTCTGACGCCACCATCCGCATCCGTGGCGTTGGTTCCATCAACGCCTCTGCAGACCCGCTCTATGTAGTGGACGGAGTGCCTTACGGCGGAAACCTGAGCGCTATCAACCCCTATGACATCGAATCCATCAGCGTGCTGAAAGACGCTGCCTCTGCAGCTTTATACGGTTCCCGCGGCGCCAACGGCGTGATCATCATCACCACCAAAAAAGGAAAAGCGAAAGGCAGTAATATAGACGTTCGCGTTAGTCAGGGCTTCTCTAAAAGAGCGGTGAAAGATTATGACAGGATGTCTACCGATCAATATTTCCCGATGTTCTGGCGTGCACTGTTCAATGAAAATCTGAATAGTCAGGACTCCATTGCTGCCGCCAGAAACGCGAGCCGCGACCTGGTAGGGGAACTGGGCATCAACCCCTACGGCAGCGCGTTCCCCGAGCCGGTAGGCACCGACGGTAAACTGGTGGCAGGAGCTAAAGCACTGTGGAATGACGACTGGAACAAAGCCATGCAACGCACCGGTCACCGCACGGAAGCCAACGTAGCCATCAGCGGAGCAACCGATAAAACCCGCTACCTGATCTCCGGTGGTTACCTCGATGATCAGGGCATCTACCTCGGTTCCGGTTTTAAACGCTACACCGTTCGCTCCAACGTGGACATAGACGCCCGCAAATGGCTGAAAGTAGGCCTGAACCTCAGCGCCGCTCACTCCGATCAGCAAGCGCCTCCCTCAGAAGACAGCCGCAGCGATAACTATATCAACTACGGCCGCCTCATGGGGCCCATGTATCCGGTGTATCAGCGCGATCTCAATACCGGCGCTTATCTCCTCGATGCAAAAGGCAACAAAATATTCGATTACGGCGATTATCGTCCCGACCCGGCCAACCCACGCACCAACCTGGTGCAGACTTCCGGTATCGACAAACACAATGTGCTTCGCGACGACGTATCCGGCCGTTTCTTCGCGGAAGCTACGCTCTACAAAGGGCTGAAGTTCAAAACCAGCTACAATGCGGACTACTCCAATCGTGTAGGCCACGACTATACGAACCCCACCCTCGGCTTCGACGCCGAAGTAGGCGGTACCGTATCTAAAGCCAACTACCGCACTTTCAGCTGGACTTTCAACAACCTCCTGACCTACGAAAACACCTTCAACGAAAAACATCACCTCAACGTGTTGCTCGGTCAGGAAGCCTATAAATTCAAATACACCTTTCTTTCAGGGTCCAAATCCGGCTTCTCCGTACCCGGTGTGGACGAACCCGCTGACGCCGCGCTGATCGGAAGCTTCGACGGCTACTCCGATAGCTACCGGCAAAGTTCCTTCCTCGGAAGAGCAGAATATGACTACGCCGGTAAATACTTCTTCTCCACATCGCTGCGCCGCGACGGGTCTTCCCGCTTCGCACCGGACCGCCGCTGGGGTACTTTCTGGTCAGTAGGCGGTTCCTGGAAACTGACAGAAGAAACTTTCCTGAAAAGCAGCTCCTGGCTCAACCTCCTGACGCTGCGCGCCAGCTACGGCGGACAAGGTAACGACAACCTGGGTACCGACCGTTACTATAACTACCTGCCGCTGTATTCTGTTAACAGCAACCTCGGACTGGGGGGTACTTTCCGTGAATACCTGTTCAACGACAGGCTGAAATGGGAAACTAACCTCAACCTCAACATCGGGGTAGACTGGTCCATGTTCGACAACCGCTTCGGCGGCAGCGCGGAGTTCTTCGTCCGTAAATCACAGGACCTGCTGTACTCCAGGCCCAAAGCACCTTCTACCGGTTACGCTTCTGTAGACGAGAACGTAGGCGCACTGAAAAATACCGGCATAGACCTCAACCTGCATGGTACGCCTATACGAACAAAAGATTTCAGCTGGACCATCGATCTCAACATGACGCACTATCGCAATAAGATCACCAGCCTGCCGCAGCAGGAGATCATCAGTGGTACCAAAAAGCTCATGGTGGGTAAATCTATCTATGATTTCTACCTGCGTCAATGGGCCGGCGTAAACCCGAATACCGGTGAAGCGCAGTGGAAATACACCAATCCGGACGGAAGCATCAAGGATACTACCAACTACAGCAAAGCCTCCCTGTATTATTCCGGTTCATCGCTGCCGGACCTGTATGGTGGCCTGACCAACACTTTCACCTATAAAAACTTCTCCTTGTCTTTCCTGATCGTGTACAGCATCGGTGGTAAAGTGCTCGACAATGACTACACGTTCCTGATGGGACTGGGTGGCTCTGCCGGCCGTGCATGGTCTACCGAAGTGCTCGACGCCTGGACACCCACCAACCGCAACACGGACGTGCCGCAGGTAAGTACCGTAGCGCCCAGCTGGACGGCCGCTTCTACGCGCTTCCTGTACGACGCTACCTATGCCAGACTGAAAAGCCTGAACCTTAGCTACTCATTGCCGAAATCGCTGATGGAAAGGGCGCACCTGAATAACATCACGGTGTATGTGACAGGGGAAAATCTATTCACTTTGTATAACCACAAGGGTATGGACCCTGAGCAGACCGTTGGCGGTACTACCTACTATCGTTATCCGGCCGTGAAATCTTTATCCGCCGGTATTAATCTGAGCTTCTAA
- a CDS encoding RagB/SusD family nutrient uptake outer membrane protein, translating to MKKNRLLFIAIFAAVAFVACNKDFLDTRPTNAVPDDQVFNSVDNAETALTGIWAYMYETYFTFAVPGLKSLDLTSDAMGSDVALTTSYGFRDSYTFIEMVDNTKNRVSAYWTILYKTIDNCNNFLSKIDNVPGDEAKRKLLKGQASALRGFCYLTLAEFYSFGVTTDPNGKSAPIYTEPANPSTPGKARSTVAQVYQQAIADLQAALPLLADYERDDTRKFKIDTRVTNGLLARAYLYSNQPAKAIDPAVAARNGYTLMSGDDYNKGFNDAGNVEWIWAQPQTPTQNVAASTFTFLDVSTPVSYYKSFKADPWFQGYFDSTDVRFRLFQWSTSGPGALLYKKFRFRDPGGMVSDVVLMRAAEMYLIEAEAYASTNNTAKAAEVLNVLRSARNSHLYNAAAGGSIKDTILLERRKELWGEGFSLVDIIRTGGTVVRKPFKAVNGTDSIIKVPQPDGSVVSVRGVGHRTVKLPDGSAFVKNSPYYLFAIPLSELQNNPNLNN from the coding sequence ATGAAAAAGAACAGACTATTATTCATCGCTATATTCGCCGCAGTTGCTTTCGTTGCCTGCAATAAGGATTTCCTGGACACGCGGCCTACCAATGCCGTGCCCGACGACCAGGTGTTTAACTCCGTGGACAACGCCGAAACCGCGCTGACTGGGATCTGGGCCTATATGTATGAGACCTATTTCACCTTCGCCGTACCAGGCCTCAAATCGCTGGACCTTACCAGCGATGCGATGGGCAGCGATGTGGCCCTCACCACTTCGTATGGTTTCAGGGACTCCTATACGTTCATCGAAATGGTGGACAATACCAAAAACAGGGTGAGCGCTTACTGGACCATCCTGTACAAGACCATCGATAACTGCAATAACTTCCTGTCTAAAATAGATAATGTGCCCGGCGACGAAGCGAAGCGCAAGCTGCTGAAAGGTCAGGCGTCCGCTTTAAGAGGTTTCTGCTACCTGACACTGGCGGAGTTCTATTCCTTTGGCGTTACTACCGATCCTAACGGAAAATCAGCGCCTATCTATACAGAGCCGGCCAATCCGTCCACGCCGGGTAAGGCCAGGTCTACCGTAGCACAGGTATATCAGCAGGCGATCGCCGATCTGCAGGCCGCCCTGCCTTTACTGGCGGACTATGAGCGCGACGATACCCGGAAATTTAAAATCGATACCAGGGTCACTAACGGACTGCTGGCAAGGGCTTATCTCTACAGCAATCAGCCGGCCAAAGCGATCGATCCTGCCGTGGCTGCGCGTAACGGTTACACGCTGATGTCCGGCGACGATTATAACAAAGGCTTCAACGACGCCGGTAATGTGGAGTGGATCTGGGCCCAGCCGCAGACGCCCACGCAGAACGTGGCGGCTTCCACCTTCACTTTCCTCGATGTGTCCACACCGGTATCTTACTATAAAAGTTTCAAGGCCGATCCCTGGTTCCAGGGCTATTTTGACAGCACCGACGTACGTTTCCGCCTGTTCCAGTGGAGCACCAGCGGTCCCGGCGCTTTGCTGTACAAAAAATTCCGCTTCCGTGATCCGGGTGGAATGGTGTCTGATGTAGTACTGATGCGTGCTGCGGAAATGTACCTGATTGAAGCTGAAGCATACGCCAGCACCAACAATACCGCGAAAGCTGCTGAAGTGCTGAATGTGCTCAGAAGCGCCCGTAACTCCCACCTCTACAACGCCGCTGCAGGAGGTTCTATAAAAGACACCATCCTGCTGGAAAGAAGAAAAGAACTATGGGGCGAAGGTTTCTCGCTGGTAGACATTATTCGTACAGGCGGTACCGTAGTAAGGAAACCGTTTAAAGCCGTTAACGGTACAGACAGTATCATTAAGGTGCCGCAGCCGGATGGTTCCGTTGTCTCCGTTCGCGGGGTAGGGCATCGTACCGTTAAACTGCCGGACGGATCTGCTTTTGTGAAAAACAGCCCTTACTATCTGTTTGCCATTCCGCTCAGTGAGTTGCAGAACAATCCGAATCTGAATAACTAG
- a CDS encoding methyltransferase family protein, translated as MNTLSTIIYMAWFLSEILLNRILRGKAPEDKKNKDKGSLAYIWIVILISVNVAVYLSYRTQFPILQQGSLMNYTGLSVILAGMVLRFYAIASLGRLFTVAVTIRKDHRIKKEGIYSILRHPSYAGSLLSFLGFGLSLNNWLGLAIAFIPVLAAFIHRMDIEEKVLTEEFGSEYTDYMQHTRRILPFIY; from the coding sequence ATGAATACGTTATCGACTATCATCTACATGGCATGGTTCCTTTCAGAAATATTACTCAACCGTATACTGCGCGGCAAGGCGCCGGAGGACAAAAAGAACAAAGACAAAGGCAGCCTGGCTTATATCTGGATCGTGATCCTGATCAGCGTTAATGTGGCCGTGTACCTGTCGTACCGTACACAGTTCCCCATACTGCAGCAGGGCAGCCTCATGAACTACACCGGGTTATCGGTGATCCTCGCAGGCATGGTCCTGCGGTTTTATGCCATCGCCTCGCTGGGCAGGTTGTTTACCGTGGCTGTCACCATCCGTAAAGACCACCGCATCAAAAAAGAGGGCATCTACAGTATTCTCCGCCATCCGTCCTACGCCGGGTCCCTGTTGTCTTTCCTGGGCTTCGGCCTGTCGCTCAATAACTGGCTGGGACTGGCCATTGCTTTTATCCCGGTGCTGGCTGCGTTCATTCACCGCATGGACATTGAAGAAAAAGTACTGACCGAAGAGTTCGGCAGCGAATACACCGATTATATGCAGCACACCCGCCGCATCCTTCCTTTTATTTACTGA
- the trxA gene encoding thioredoxin, with product MENLQTILQSGTPVLIDCFATWCGPCKMMPPILKEVKDKFGDKIRIIKIDIDKNQQLAAQWQISSVPTMLLFKNGQLAWRQSGVVPAHQLIPVLTPML from the coding sequence ATGGAAAATTTGCAGACCATCCTTCAATCAGGCACACCGGTGCTGATCGACTGTTTTGCCACCTGGTGCGGCCCCTGTAAGATGATGCCGCCCATACTGAAAGAGGTGAAAGACAAGTTTGGAGACAAGATCCGGATCATTAAGATCGATATCGATAAAAATCAGCAGCTGGCGGCCCAATGGCAGATCAGCAGCGTCCCTACCATGTTGCTGTTTAAAAACGGGCAGCTGGCCTGGCGCCAGAGTGGGGTAGTGCCGGCGCATCAATTGATACCGGTATTAACGCCCATGCTGTAA